gtccaccgcaccatttcatacatatgcatcataaatcaattcttacatgtgcgtccaccgcaccaattcatacatatgcatcataaatcaattcttacctgtgcgtccaccgcaccaattcatacatatgcatcatatattaattcatgcatggcatttcaactcacatttttatatacttttcatatcaattctatgcatggtatttcacttcccgtttttccacataactcatatgcatttcattttaaacataatttcatgcattttcaatttctgggaaaacgttaagtatatatatatatacggaaaacaaaactgcccactcacctggagttcgtccaacaactccctagcaccacacatcaaggcgtcacgacgatcgccgcctagaatagtaatcaaatccaacctcagaattcatatcgatagaatatataacttatataaaatacgtcactacgtagttcgatccggaagatctgccactcagattttaaatccataacttccagaggtccacaatatatctctaggataacatcctaaaatttcattaccatccaacggtcggatctccgtcaatttccaaaactaagtgacggttaacattttatattatggacttacaattccaattccggaagatccgtaactcggattcccaatccgtaagttccaataatcctcaaatattacgtattacaacgtatcaaagtttggtgacgatccaacggtcggatcatcaattcacattttcacctaaatgtgaaaactataaaacgttatttgaacacctaaccaacaatcctcaataactttctcatacggtgttcaatttaggtatatgaatataccacagtgatctactcgacgtcacggacgtcgacatatttttaaaataattttatttttattttatttttatttttactgtagcaccttcttcctccttgggtcgccggactggtttttccggcggccgttttccgggcagtttttcaaattgccataactttgtcatttctcaacgaaatcaagtgattcaaaaacaaaagttgtagcccttgaagagacaaagagaatggtaccttgcacaacacctatttcgccgtggtttggccggaaactgcctcgaaagcctcggaggtcgccggaaactgggtatttttcaaatgagtataacttcttcaatactcaacgaaattgagtgaaacaaaaaggaaaggtgTAGTaattgacgagacgaagagattgatacctacttcgactcctaactcgccggggattcgccggaaaacgcctcgaaagctccggccaaactttgaacttgtcgatctccgtgttcttacgtccaaaaacttccaacgaaagcactccgagcttccttgggacctcactaagcttgcTATGATCTTATTTtggcctaaaacacaaccacttcaaagatcatgaacagtacacATTCACGGGGTCTTTAGAACTAGGGTTTTTCGAAATgaaacttacctgaaaatggtacctACGTGATCGTGAAGTCCTCAGGGTTGCAATGGTAGTCTTAACTTGGACGTTGGTATaggttttaggtggttttggtggttgcCCGTGCGttcgagaagaagagagagaatgagagtttctgaggaagagagagagtatgAAGGACAGTATACGGGAAATGGGGAGGGTTTTGAGGTGTGGGGAtctcacatgtccaaaccaatcCCAATTTCATAAAATTCCATCATAAAATTTAAGTCTAAGTCTCCACTCCAATTACCAAATTTTTTTGGAGCTTAGATATAACGAACGTGAAAATTATACCTTAGTCACGTATTAGGGACATTTCCGTAATTtcatgtcctcggaattaaaaattcCGGCACGGGCTGTGACAAACAGCTTGCATATGTATAGTTTATATGACAGTGAATCATATGCTTTTGCttatatctttattttatttttatgagttCGTGTTTGTACCAAGATAGCTGTCAATTTAAGATTAGTATTGAATGGCTCTATAATAAACAGCCCAACTTTCCAAGATCCGGAATCAAGTGGGTCTAAAGAATTGCATAGCTTGGGTTATCATCTTGAGGACCCATATCATCTGGATCAGACCAAGGCCAACGCCCACCGTACATATTGAGCCTATGCCACTTTTCGGCTGGAGAATGGAGTTCAAACACTTGGATTAACAAACCACCAACATCTGCACATATAGGCCGGGGCATATTTTGTATAGCCCATCGAAAAAAAAGAGATTGTAACTATATGAGATTTCAGGTTGTGATTAACACTAACAAATTAACTAAAACGAATGTGTAGAATTTTAAGCAACCAGTTAACAAGAAAGTTAATCCTCTGACTGAATAAAGTTGCAGGCATTGAGTTTAGCAGCATTATTAACAAGGAAGAGCATAAACCATGCAACTCCATCATCATGCATGAGTGGTATTTTTGGAAATACAAACATACCTGCATATGAGGGTCCTAATTGTCATGAAAATCTATAagcatcttaaaaaaaaaaaaaaaaattctcactcATATATCTGTTTCAAATTTATATAGACAATAATCAAAGGGCTCAATTACTAGTGCACCTTTGAAAGTGTGAAAAAAATCTCATCCTgcctcttgaaacttattttgaTCCAATTTACTTACtttttaaaatatgtaaatGTGTCTCATTTTATCGTATATTGTTGGTTTCAGTAAGTTTTTCTTCAATGTCGGCTCACGTTAACGTGTCATCCATGTGTCAAAAGATAGAGTACCTTTTTGTCTTTTCCGGTTCTCCAACTCAATACAAGTCAGTTCTTCTCCTTCACTTCTTTAGCTCATTTCACTCTCCCTTTCTATCTCTCACTGATTTCTATCTCTTGGTCTTTTTGACTTTTGGCTAAATAATGTTTAAAAAGTATGAGTTTTCACCTTTTTTATAATTTGTGATTCTCTTGTCCACATGTCAGTGAGAGAGTTATGTTTAACTCATATAAATGACAAGTTTGATATTCAGTTATTACTTTCTTATTGCGTGTCTTTAACCGCAAATTCATATCTCAATAAAGCGTGCAACAAATCAAGTCTTACTGTAGTATTTGAGAAACATTATATGTTAAAATTACAAAGCAATCTTTTGTATAAATTAAGATAAAATATTGTTCAGATTATCGAATCACATGCATAATTTCCCAGTGATTCATATAAAACCTCAGCAAAGCCTTCTATAAATAACACTTCGTCTCTGGCAATCTTCACACAAGCATTAGCAATCAAACGTGCTTTTCAAGGAAGGTAATGATAAGCTAATTAACCTTGTTCGGCGACTGTTCTTGAACGAAATGCGATCTTTAGGACATGAATTGAATCTCCAAATTGGGGACAAACTTTTCACCCTCCCAATGTCGATGTAGTAATCTATCCCTGGAAATTTGTTTACATAATCCTTGCCTCCCATTATATAAAGTGACGGAACTTTAACAATTAGATTCGTCAAGCCGAATTCTTCTCTAAGTGCCCTACCAATACATAACGTAAAGTTCAAGAAATCATTAACATGTACTTACCACTTGAATCCAAGTTAGCAGGGTTAAACTAATTTCAAATGATAAGTCTGATGATTCGATAATAATGTTTTTTTCATTAACTCTTCTAGTATGCGGAAGTAGTAGTGATTCGAAGATCAAATGCGTTACCTATACGGAATGTGCAGTGCAGTTTGGAAGCCCGATTTCTCATACAGAGCTCCATATGCAGCAAGATCTTCCTTGGTGAACCAAGGGGGAAGAGGGTCAAATGGATCCACCAAGTCCATGATCTCCTGGTTTTCTACAGCTATTGGTATTTTGCTTCTGGAGAAAAGGATGTAAATGTTCCAAACAACTGTTTTCGCATCAAAGCGCCTGAAATCAGCCTCTGCCCGGCCAGGTTCCTATAGTAGTGGTAACAGTAAGTTGTAACTTGTAAGCAAGCTAGTCATGGCATAGATATGGACAACAAGACCAAGAAAATACACACCTGCCATCTTGAAATGTATAAGCCCTCAGGGAGCTTTTTAACGAATTTTAGAAGGCCTAGTGGCACGATTGGCACTCCGATTGTTATAACTCCCAAGACCCTATCTAGGTACGCAAGGGCAAATAAGTACGTTGGCCGACCTCCAAAATTCTTTTCCCACGAGGAAAACCTACGTAAAATTTATGATCAAACGTGTTACATTGCAATTCTCTTAAGCTTTTACTGCATAATATGATTAGCACATAAGGAAATATAAGTGTTATAATCCTTCAAACAATAAGCTTTTCATTTGCCGGATAAACAACAAAGCAAATAAATGCACGTTGTAGTGATTTTACACTCTCATTCTCCTACTACACTCTCCTGTTTTTTGTATCCTTGAACTcttctttgatttattcaatccatTATGAACAAATGCGCGCAAAAAATGGGAGTTTGGAAATCACAAATGTCATCTTTACAACAAATTGCTTTTTCAATCAAACTTGTAATAACAACCAAACAatgattaatgaaaaaaagaacCAACTTTCAAATTTGAAGCTCATTTTCtagccaaaatttaaaaaaaaaaaggccaaaaattaaaaacaaaaaagtgtATCTGAAAATTTTGTACCTTAGGAATAGCAAGGGAATCGATAATTCCAAAGACGCCACTGATGAGGTCGCGGTAGGAGGCTTTGTCTGGTTGGGAAGGCGGGTCGGAGAGTTCGTGTCCGCGATAGTCGGGAGCAATGGCTCGGAAGCTGGAGTGGGCGAGACCAATCATTTGGTGCCGCCACGAGTACCAAATTTCAGGGAAATCATGTTGTTTCCATGCAGTTTCtcaaaaacctaaaaaaaaatcagcGAGTCGACTCAGCGAGTTCACTAACTTTCCTAAAATAGGCAAAACTGTTTCAAATT
This genomic interval from Malus domestica chromosome 05, GDT2T_hap1 contains the following:
- the LOC139196279 gene encoding uncharacterized protein; this translates as MYHSKLSEVPRKLGVLSLEVFGRKNTEIDKFKVWPELSRRFPANPRRVRSRISGDLRGFRGSFRPNHGEIGVVQGGDRRDALMCGARELLDELQVQESQRCGDYEEYSGVLTDWTKLGLTFGCINL